In a genomic window of Ipomoea triloba cultivar NCNSP0323 chromosome 3, ASM357664v1:
- the LOC116013237 gene encoding uncharacterized protein LOC116013237, with protein sequence MFQLNELEESRLLAYETSRSYKERSKFYHNMRIRKNKEFAEGDKVLLFNSRLRLFPGKLKSRWTGPYIVTKVFPYGTLEIMHPEKGTFKVNGHQVKKYYGMENAQGIVQCCRLVPWDAE encoded by the coding sequence atgtttcaactgaatgaattggaagaatCGCGTTTGCTTGCCTATGAGACATCCAGATCATACAAGGAACGATCCAAGTTTTACCACAACATGCGTATCAGGAAGAACAAAGAATTCGCTGAAGGAGATAAGgtgttgttattcaattccagactgcGACTATTCCCAGGAAAGCTTAAATCGCGATGGACGGGGCCATATATTGTTACAAAGGTTTTCCCTTACGGAACTTTGGAAATCATGCATCCCGAGAAAGGAACTTTCAAAGTAAAcggccaccaagtcaagaaatactatggGATGGAAAATGCGCAGGGGATAGTCCAGTGTTGCAGGCTAGTACCCTGGGATGCTGAGTAA